From the genome of Azospira restricta, one region includes:
- the der gene encoding ribosome biogenesis GTPase Der, whose amino-acid sequence MKPTIALVGRPNVGKSTLFNRLTKSRDAIVADIPGLTRDRHYGHGKLGRKPFLVVDTGGFEPLAKDGIMHEMARQTEQAIAESDIIVFVVDGRVGITAQDKEIANKLRKIDRPVFVAVNKSEGLDRGIAVADFHELGLGQPYSISATHGEGVRNLLDLVLDPYPEPEEDVADDGVVRVAIAGRPNVGKSTLINALLGEERVIAFDMPGTTRDAIHVDFERAGRKYTLIDTAGLRRRGKVFETIEKFSVIKTLQSIEDANVVILVLDAQQDISDQDAHIAGFALESGRALVVAVNKWDGLEGYTREQVKQLLERKLKFLDFARFHYISALRGQGLDSLFRSVDGAYAAAMAKLPTPKLTRALLDAVTRQAPPRHGAFRPKMRYAHQGGMNPPLIVVHGNALDHVSDSYRRYLEHYFREAFKLQGTPLKIQFNTSENPYAAKAERHIDKPGSKRGPRSSRPT is encoded by the coding sequence GTGAAGCCGACCATCGCTCTCGTTGGCCGACCGAACGTCGGCAAGTCGACGCTGTTCAACCGCCTGACCAAGTCGCGCGATGCGATCGTCGCCGACATCCCCGGCCTCACCCGCGACCGCCACTACGGCCACGGCAAGCTCGGCAGGAAACCCTTCCTGGTCGTCGACACCGGCGGCTTCGAACCGCTCGCCAAGGACGGCATCATGCACGAGATGGCGCGCCAGACCGAGCAGGCGATCGCCGAGTCGGACATCATCGTCTTCGTCGTCGATGGCCGCGTCGGCATCACCGCGCAGGACAAGGAGATCGCCAACAAGCTGCGCAAGATCGACCGTCCGGTCTTCGTTGCCGTGAACAAGTCCGAAGGCCTGGACCGGGGCATCGCCGTCGCCGATTTCCACGAGCTCGGCCTGGGCCAGCCGTACAGCATTTCGGCGACGCACGGCGAGGGCGTGCGCAACCTGCTCGACCTGGTCCTCGACCCCTATCCGGAGCCGGAAGAGGACGTCGCCGACGACGGCGTGGTCAGGGTCGCCATCGCCGGCCGCCCGAACGTCGGCAAGAGCACGCTGATCAACGCGCTGCTCGGCGAGGAGCGGGTCATCGCCTTCGACATGCCGGGCACCACGCGCGACGCGATCCACGTCGATTTCGAGCGCGCCGGCCGGAAATACACGCTGATCGATACCGCCGGCCTGCGCCGGCGGGGCAAGGTCTTCGAGACGATCGAGAAGTTCTCGGTGATCAAGACGCTGCAGTCGATCGAGGACGCCAACGTGGTCATCCTCGTCCTCGACGCGCAGCAGGACATCTCCGACCAGGACGCGCACATCGCCGGCTTCGCGCTGGAGTCGGGGCGGGCGCTGGTGGTCGCGGTGAACAAGTGGGACGGCCTCGAAGGCTACACCCGCGAGCAGGTCAAGCAGCTGCTCGAGCGCAAGCTGAAATTCCTCGACTTCGCCCGCTTCCACTACATCTCGGCGCTGCGCGGGCAGGGGCTGGACAGCCTGTTCCGCTCGGTCGACGGCGCCTACGCGGCGGCGATGGCCAAGCTGCCGACGCCGAAGCTGACGCGGGCGCTGCTCGACGCCGTGACCCGGCAGGCGCCGCCGCGCCACGGCGCGTTCCGGCCGAAGATGCGCTATGCGCACCAGGGCGGCATGAACCCGCCGCTGATCGTGGTGCATGGCAACGCCCTCGACCACGTTTCCGACAGCTATCGCCGCTATCTGGAACATTACTTCCGCGAAGCGTTCAAATTGCAGGGAACGCCGTTGAAGATCCAGTTCAACACCTCCGAGAACCCGTACGCCGCGAAGGCCGAACGGCACATCGACAAGCCGGGTTCGAAACGGGGGCCGCGCAGTTCCCGGCCGACCTGA
- the hfq gene encoding RNA chaperone Hfq, producing MSNKGQLLQDPFLNTLRREHVPVSIYLVNGIKLQGQIESFDQYVVLLKNTVTQMVYKHAISTVVPARPVSIQQDGGNGGE from the coding sequence ATGAGCAACAAAGGGCAACTTCTACAAGACCCGTTCCTCAACACCCTGCGCCGCGAGCACGTGCCGGTTTCGATCTATCTGGTCAACGGCATCAAGCTGCAGGGTCAGATCGAATCCTTCGACCAGTACGTCGTGCTGCTCAAGAACACGGTGACCCAGATGGTCTACAAGCACGCGATCTCGACCGTCGTGCCGGCCCGTCCGGTCAGCATCCAGCAGGACGGCGGCAACGGCGGCGAGTGA
- the hflX gene encoding GTPase HflX produces the protein MFERPAGGERAVIVQLDFGRADLHEDVEEVRLLAESAGAEVAEIVFGRRASPDPATFAGKGKVHEIAATVAAADAGLVIFNHELSPAQQRNLERELKVRVVDRTALILDIFALRAQSAEGKLQVELAQLEHLATRLVRGWTHLERQKGGIGLRGPGETQLETDRRLLGNRVRLLKERLVKLERQRGVQRKARARGDVLNVSLVGYTNAGKSTLFNALTHAGVYAADQLFATLDTTSRKLWLEGAGNIVVSDTVGFIRDLPHSLVAAFHATLEATAEADLLLHVVDTANPAREEQMQEVDKVLAEIGAADVPQIVVLNKQDLTALPAAAERDEYGRIRRVRVSAVTGEGLPLLRQALAEQAVEKAQRIKLQRAQAAHAADPSVEGASTLLESVIDTGTPQ, from the coding sequence ATGTTCGAACGTCCGGCCGGCGGTGAGCGTGCGGTGATCGTCCAGCTCGACTTCGGTCGCGCCGACCTGCACGAAGACGTCGAAGAGGTTCGCCTGCTCGCCGAGTCGGCCGGCGCCGAGGTCGCCGAGATCGTCTTCGGCCGGCGCGCCAGCCCCGATCCGGCGACCTTCGCCGGCAAGGGCAAGGTGCACGAGATCGCGGCGACCGTCGCCGCCGCCGACGCCGGGCTGGTGATCTTCAACCACGAGCTGTCGCCGGCGCAGCAGCGCAACCTCGAGCGCGAGCTGAAGGTCCGGGTGGTCGACCGCACCGCGCTGATCCTCGACATCTTTGCGCTGCGCGCGCAGAGCGCCGAGGGCAAGCTGCAGGTCGAGCTGGCGCAGCTGGAACACCTGGCGACCCGGCTGGTGCGCGGCTGGACCCACCTCGAACGGCAGAAGGGCGGCATCGGCCTGCGCGGCCCGGGCGAGACCCAGCTCGAGACCGACCGCCGGCTGCTCGGCAACCGCGTCAGGCTGCTCAAGGAGCGCCTCGTCAAGCTCGAGCGGCAGCGCGGCGTGCAGCGCAAGGCGCGCGCGCGCGGCGACGTGCTCAACGTCTCGCTGGTCGGCTACACCAACGCCGGCAAGTCGACGCTGTTCAACGCGCTGACGCACGCCGGCGTCTATGCTGCCGACCAGCTGTTCGCGACGCTCGACACCACCTCGCGCAAGCTGTGGCTGGAGGGGGCGGGCAACATCGTCGTCTCCGACACCGTCGGCTTCATCCGCGACCTGCCGCACTCGCTGGTCGCCGCTTTCCACGCGACGCTGGAAGCGACTGCCGAGGCCGACCTGCTGCTGCACGTCGTCGATACGGCGAACCCGGCGCGCGAGGAGCAGATGCAGGAGGTCGACAAGGTGCTCGCCGAGATCGGTGCCGCCGACGTGCCGCAGATCGTCGTGCTCAACAAGCAGGACCTGACGGCGCTGCCGGCGGCGGCCGAGCGGGACGAATATGGTAGAATCCGCCGCGTTCGCGTCAGCGCGGTCACCGGCGAAGGCCTGCCGCTGCTGCGCCAGGCGCTCGCCGAGCAGGCCGTGGAGAAGGCGCAACGAATTAAACTGCAGCGCGCGCAGGCAGCGCACGCTGCCGACCCTTCCGTCGAAGGCGCTTCGACGCTTCTGGAATCCGTGATCGACACAGGCACCCCCCAATGA
- the bamB gene encoding outer membrane protein assembly factor BamB — protein sequence MSLRPLLILAAAVLAAGCSSLDSLNPFASSAPKMAELPPIPSAAEVRVVWKENAGKGENYVFTPAVSGNAIFVAGAKGDVLRIEDGVVRWKVNVGVPLSGGVGSDGRRVVVGSAKGDVLLLDAADGKEIWRAKVSSEVLAAPAVDAALVVVRSGDNRLYAFDVADGKRKWVYQRQTPPLSLRTFAAPLVDGSYVFAGFPGGKLLAVTTNNGASAWEGTVALPKGTTELDRVADITSAPILAGRMICAVAYQGRVACFDLNTGNLAWARDMSSAAGLAADSRYVYVADDKGAVHALDLASGASIWKQDKLAHRQLTAPAARGRLVAVADVKGVVHFLSREDGAFVARVNTDGTPVTAPLRVVDNRFVLQTWGGTVMALEVQ from the coding sequence GTGAGCCTGCGCCCGCTACTGATCCTCGCCGCCGCGGTGCTGGCGGCCGGCTGCTCGAGTCTCGACAGCCTCAACCCGTTCGCCTCGTCGGCGCCGAAGATGGCCGAGCTGCCGCCGATTCCGTCCGCGGCCGAGGTGCGCGTCGTCTGGAAGGAGAATGCCGGCAAGGGCGAGAACTACGTGTTCACGCCGGCGGTATCGGGCAACGCGATCTTCGTCGCCGGCGCCAAGGGCGACGTGCTGCGCATCGAGGACGGCGTCGTCCGCTGGAAGGTCAACGTCGGCGTGCCGTTGTCCGGCGGCGTCGGCAGCGACGGCCGGCGCGTCGTCGTCGGCTCGGCGAAGGGCGACGTGCTGCTTCTCGACGCTGCCGACGGCAAGGAAATTTGGCGGGCCAAGGTGTCCAGCGAGGTGCTGGCGGCGCCGGCGGTCGACGCCGCGCTGGTCGTCGTGCGCAGCGGCGACAACCGCCTCTACGCCTTCGACGTCGCCGACGGCAAGCGCAAGTGGGTGTACCAGCGGCAGACGCCGCCGCTGTCGTTGCGCACCTTCGCCGCGCCGCTGGTCGACGGCAGCTACGTCTTCGCCGGCTTCCCCGGCGGCAAGCTGCTGGCAGTCACGACCAACAACGGCGCCTCGGCCTGGGAAGGCACGGTGGCGCTGCCGAAGGGCACCACCGAACTCGACCGCGTCGCCGACATCACCAGCGCGCCGATCCTTGCCGGCCGCATGATCTGCGCCGTTGCCTACCAGGGACGGGTCGCCTGTTTCGACCTGAATACCGGCAATCTGGCCTGGGCGCGCGACATGTCGAGCGCTGCCGGCCTGGCCGCCGACAGCCGCTATGTCTACGTCGCCGACGACAAGGGGGCGGTGCATGCGCTCGACCTCGCCAGCGGCGCCAGCATCTGGAAGCAGGACAAGCTCGCGCATCGCCAGCTCACCGCGCCGGCCGCGCGCGGCCGCCTGGTCGCGGTCGCCGACGTCAAGGGCGTCGTCCATTTTCTCAGCCGCGAGGACGGCGCCTTCGTCGCCCGCGTGAATACCGACGGCACGCCGGTGACGGCGCCGCTGCGCGTGGTCGACAACCGCTTCGTGCTGCAGACCTGGGGCGGCACCGTGATGGCGCTGGAAGTCCAGTGA